A section of the Bombus fervidus isolate BK054 chromosome 9, iyBomFerv1, whole genome shotgun sequence genome encodes:
- the LOC139991085 gene encoding uncharacterized protein produces MLVAKFIVPVTRKIHSNIIKYSVQGKQCGKALCKRPQDVKRETILPKCKEYQEKLAKCPKLSTEQRCSSTTICNFTFQCKERSVVDVYQKAYENVTKQANAILNNIQNESKSMFVQLTKDIELSKNNEQVMVKGILHDIKKTLQKLLAVDPSFGSMKRKSAMSLNHEVRQAFENVEYDVVPRIKRIKVNIECLERDVLVCIDRAKSLILSCRKCKTPQALAKCIEGNAVYAEKILDKTSQNAQTGLNKIESLQRGILEYHKASLTNVSQTCRKRGEAFLEHLNNCVAAAKNEQKRRSS; encoded by the exons ATGTTGGTCGCAAAATTTATCGTCCCTGTTACTCGTAAAATTCATAGCAATATTATCAAGTATTCTGTACAGGGTAAGCAATGCGGCAAGGCACTATGTAAAAGACCGCAAGACGTTAAAAGGGAAACGATATTACCGAAATGTAAAGAATATCAAGAGAAACTTGCTAAATGTCCAAAACTATCTACGGAACAGCGATGTT CCTCGACAACGATTTGTAACTTTACATTTCAGTGCAAAGAAAGAAGCGTCGTGGATGTTTACCAAAAAGCGTACGAGAACGTTACGAAACAGGCCAACGCTATCTTGAATAACATTCAAAACGAATCAAAATCTATGTTCGTCCAATTAACGAAAGACATAGAACTGTCGAAAAATAACGAGCAGGTAATGGTGAAAGGAATTTTGCACGACATCAAGAAAACGCTTCAGAAGTTGCTGGCAGTGGATCCATCGTTCGGTTCTATGAAACGCAAATCTGCTATGTCGCTGAATCACGAGGTTCGCCAGGCTTTCGAGAACGTGGAATACGACGTCGTACCCcgaataaaacgaataaaagtaaatatcgAGTGTTTAGAACGCGACGTGCTGGTTTGCATCGATCGTGCCAAATCTCTGATACTCTCCTGTCGAAAATGCAAAACTCCGCAAGCGTTGGCCAAATGCATCGAAGGAAACGCGGTGTACGCGGAGAAGATATTGGACAAAACGTCTCAGAACGCGCAAACTGGTTTGAATAAAATCGAATCGTTGCAACGTGGAATTTTGGAATATCACAAGGCATCGTTAACGAATGTTTCGCAAACGTGTCGCAAAAGGGGCGAAGCATTCTTGGAACATCTAAACAATTGTGTCGCTGCTGCTAAAAACGAACAGAAACGGCGATCATCGTGA
- the LOC139991020 gene encoding synaptic vesicle 2-related protein isoform X3, with the protein MAVGAFVFGIIIDASGRKGSIPATMIAVFCATISLSFAQTTLLIYLSIFVLGLGLAGNNVVLRVYVIEFLPMKRRGFCLVVLDVLGVIGYVSALGLSWLLMPSIVRLQNKKFRPNSWRVLIGLGGIPNLIMACATSLLPASPRYLLYRRRYEEALTVLRQIYAINNSKHADTYTLRTLDNCVRPDEEDEENTGNVSKIVRTFCIKTRKRIRKICSAPFKCTTILGLCINLLQFPGIIWVALWNTQLFQETENFNKSAKKNSTCVVDIENLALGFLQNCQDIDTDRFRILFYLSLSYILGEILLLIGIDVIGRKIFLVLSGLAGTAACLGLLFTVHNIVQIVLSLIVLAAYAIGRTTTSIILLENYFTGVRLIMKQFLGTVIGLSRMFPYLVGSFTKLFLNIQCLTSIYIMSGILLSAAVAGSRMPDLTRLPMQE; encoded by the exons ATGGCTGTAGGAGCATTTGTATTCGGAATAATAATCGATGCAAGTGGACGTAAAGGATCGATTCCCGCTACTATGATCGCTGTGTTTTGCGCCACTATCAGTTTATCCTTTGCGCAAACTACTTTGCTGATATACCTTTCGATATTTGTACTTGGACTGGG atTAGCTGGTAATAACGTGGTTTTAAGAGTATATGTAATCGAATTTTTGCCCATGAAACGAAGAGGCTTTTGTTTAGTTGTTTTGGATGTATTAGGAGTTATTGGTTATGTGTCTGCTTTAG GATTGTCATGGCTACTGATGCCTTCGATCGTGCgattacaaaacaaaaaatttcgACCAAATTCTTGGCGAGTCCTTATAGGATTAGGAGGTATACCGAATTTGATCATGGCATGTGCGACTAGTTTATTACCGGCAAGTCCTAGATACTTGCTTTATCGGCGTCGGTACGAAGAAGCGCTAACTGTGTTACGGCAGATCTATGCAATTAATAATTCGAAGCATGCCGATACTTATACA TTACGTACTTTAGACAATTGTGTTCGACCAGACGAGGAAGATGAAGAAAATACAGGAAATGTGAGTAAAATAGTACGGACATTCTGTATAAAAACACGCAAACGAATCCGCAAGATATGCAGCGCACCATTTAAATGTACCACCATATTAGGACTTTGTATCAATCTTTTACAATTTCCAGG AATCATTTGGGTTGCTCTTTGGAATACGCAATTGTTTCAAGAAACAGAAAACTTTAACAAATCAGCAAAGAAGAATTCTACATGCGTTGTCGATATAGAGAACTTGGCATTAggatttttgcaaaattgtcAAGACATAGACACGGATCGTTTTagaattcttttctatttatctttGAGCTACATATTAGGAGAAATTTTGTTGCTAATTGGTATCGATGTTAttggtagaaaaatatttctag tacTTTCAGGATTAGCGGGAACAGCCGCGTGTCTTGGTTTATTATTTACAGTTCATAATATAGTACAAATCGTTCTTTCATTGATCGTACTAGCAGCTTACGCGATTGGTCGTACGACAACTTCGATAATTTTactggaaaattattttaccggCGTAAGGTTAATTATGAAACAGTTTCT GGGTACGGTTATCGGTTTATCCAGAATGTTTCCATACTTGGTTGGTAGTTTTACTAAACTCTTTCTAAATATACAGTGTCTTACTAGTATCTACATTATGTCAGGAATTTTGTTGA GTGCTGCTGTTGCAGGGTCACGAATGCCTGACCTAACCCGTTTACCGATGCAAGAATAA
- the LOC139991020 gene encoding synaptic vesicle 2-related protein isoform X1 encodes MKIRLCIGMAVGAFVFGIIIDASGRKGSIPATMIAVFCATISLSFAQTTLLIYLSIFVLGLGLAGNNVVLRVYVIEFLPMKRRGFCLVVLDVLGVIGYVSALGLSWLLMPSIVRLQNKKFRPNSWRVLIGLGGIPNLIMACATSLLPASPRYLLYRRRYEEALTVLRQIYAINNSKHADTYTLRTLDNCVRPDEEDEENTGNVSKIVRTFCIKTRKRIRKICSAPFKCTTILGLCINLLQFPGIIWVALWNTQLFQETENFNKSAKKNSTCVVDIENLALGFLQNCQDIDTDRFRILFYLSLSYILGEILLLIGIDVIGRKIFLVLSGLAGTAACLGLLFTVHNIVQIVLSLIVLAAYAIGRTTTSIILLENYFTGVRLIMKQFLGTVIGLSRMFPYLVGSFTKLFLNIQCLTSIYIMSGILLSAAVAGSRMPDLTRLPMQE; translated from the exons atgaaaataagatTGTGTATAGGAATGGCTGTAGGAGCATTTGTATTCGGAATAATAATCGATGCAAGTGGACGTAAAGGATCGATTCCCGCTACTATGATCGCTGTGTTTTGCGCCACTATCAGTTTATCCTTTGCGCAAACTACTTTGCTGATATACCTTTCGATATTTGTACTTGGACTGGG atTAGCTGGTAATAACGTGGTTTTAAGAGTATATGTAATCGAATTTTTGCCCATGAAACGAAGAGGCTTTTGTTTAGTTGTTTTGGATGTATTAGGAGTTATTGGTTATGTGTCTGCTTTAG GATTGTCATGGCTACTGATGCCTTCGATCGTGCgattacaaaacaaaaaatttcgACCAAATTCTTGGCGAGTCCTTATAGGATTAGGAGGTATACCGAATTTGATCATGGCATGTGCGACTAGTTTATTACCGGCAAGTCCTAGATACTTGCTTTATCGGCGTCGGTACGAAGAAGCGCTAACTGTGTTACGGCAGATCTATGCAATTAATAATTCGAAGCATGCCGATACTTATACA TTACGTACTTTAGACAATTGTGTTCGACCAGACGAGGAAGATGAAGAAAATACAGGAAATGTGAGTAAAATAGTACGGACATTCTGTATAAAAACACGCAAACGAATCCGCAAGATATGCAGCGCACCATTTAAATGTACCACCATATTAGGACTTTGTATCAATCTTTTACAATTTCCAGG AATCATTTGGGTTGCTCTTTGGAATACGCAATTGTTTCAAGAAACAGAAAACTTTAACAAATCAGCAAAGAAGAATTCTACATGCGTTGTCGATATAGAGAACTTGGCATTAggatttttgcaaaattgtcAAGACATAGACACGGATCGTTTTagaattcttttctatttatctttGAGCTACATATTAGGAGAAATTTTGTTGCTAATTGGTATCGATGTTAttggtagaaaaatatttctag tacTTTCAGGATTAGCGGGAACAGCCGCGTGTCTTGGTTTATTATTTACAGTTCATAATATAGTACAAATCGTTCTTTCATTGATCGTACTAGCAGCTTACGCGATTGGTCGTACGACAACTTCGATAATTTTactggaaaattattttaccggCGTAAGGTTAATTATGAAACAGTTTCT GGGTACGGTTATCGGTTTATCCAGAATGTTTCCATACTTGGTTGGTAGTTTTACTAAACTCTTTCTAAATATACAGTGTCTTACTAGTATCTACATTATGTCAGGAATTTTGTTGA GTGCTGCTGTTGCAGGGTCACGAATGCCTGACCTAACCCGTTTACCGATGCAAGAATAA
- the LOC139991020 gene encoding synaptic vesicle 2-related protein isoform X2, giving the protein MKIRLCIGMAVGAFVFGIIIDASGRKGSIPATMIAVFCATISLSFAQTTLLIYLSIFVLGLGLAGNNVVLRVYVIEFLPMKRRGFCLVVLDVLGVIGYVSALGLSWLLMPSIVRLQNKKFRPNSWRVLIGLGGIPNLIMACATSLLPASPRYLLYRRRYEEALTVLRQIYAINNSKHADTYTLRTLDNCVRPDEEDEENTGNVSKIVRTFCIKTRKRIRKICSAPFKCTTILGLCINLLQFPGIIWVALWNTQLFQETENFNKSAKKNSTCVVDIENLALGFLQNCQDIDTDRFRILFYLSLSYILGEILLLIGIDVIGRKIFLVLSGLAGTAACLGLLFTVHNIVQIVLSLIVLAAYAIGRTTTSIILLENYFTGVRGTVIGLSRMFPYLVGSFTKLFLNIQCLTSIYIMSGILLSAAVAGSRMPDLTRLPMQE; this is encoded by the exons atgaaaataagatTGTGTATAGGAATGGCTGTAGGAGCATTTGTATTCGGAATAATAATCGATGCAAGTGGACGTAAAGGATCGATTCCCGCTACTATGATCGCTGTGTTTTGCGCCACTATCAGTTTATCCTTTGCGCAAACTACTTTGCTGATATACCTTTCGATATTTGTACTTGGACTGGG atTAGCTGGTAATAACGTGGTTTTAAGAGTATATGTAATCGAATTTTTGCCCATGAAACGAAGAGGCTTTTGTTTAGTTGTTTTGGATGTATTAGGAGTTATTGGTTATGTGTCTGCTTTAG GATTGTCATGGCTACTGATGCCTTCGATCGTGCgattacaaaacaaaaaatttcgACCAAATTCTTGGCGAGTCCTTATAGGATTAGGAGGTATACCGAATTTGATCATGGCATGTGCGACTAGTTTATTACCGGCAAGTCCTAGATACTTGCTTTATCGGCGTCGGTACGAAGAAGCGCTAACTGTGTTACGGCAGATCTATGCAATTAATAATTCGAAGCATGCCGATACTTATACA TTACGTACTTTAGACAATTGTGTTCGACCAGACGAGGAAGATGAAGAAAATACAGGAAATGTGAGTAAAATAGTACGGACATTCTGTATAAAAACACGCAAACGAATCCGCAAGATATGCAGCGCACCATTTAAATGTACCACCATATTAGGACTTTGTATCAATCTTTTACAATTTCCAGG AATCATTTGGGTTGCTCTTTGGAATACGCAATTGTTTCAAGAAACAGAAAACTTTAACAAATCAGCAAAGAAGAATTCTACATGCGTTGTCGATATAGAGAACTTGGCATTAggatttttgcaaaattgtcAAGACATAGACACGGATCGTTTTagaattcttttctatttatctttGAGCTACATATTAGGAGAAATTTTGTTGCTAATTGGTATCGATGTTAttggtagaaaaatatttctag tacTTTCAGGATTAGCGGGAACAGCCGCGTGTCTTGGTTTATTATTTACAGTTCATAATATAGTACAAATCGTTCTTTCATTGATCGTACTAGCAGCTTACGCGATTGGTCGTACGACAACTTCGATAATTTTactggaaaattattttaccggCGTAAG GGGTACGGTTATCGGTTTATCCAGAATGTTTCCATACTTGGTTGGTAGTTTTACTAAACTCTTTCTAAATATACAGTGTCTTACTAGTATCTACATTATGTCAGGAATTTTGTTGA GTGCTGCTGTTGCAGGGTCACGAATGCCTGACCTAACCCGTTTACCGATGCAAGAATAA
- the Prx2 gene encoding peroxiredoxin 2, with protein MPVPALQKPAPAFNGTAVVKGEFKEISLSDYKGKYVVLFFYPLDFTFVCPTEIIAFSDRAEEFEKIGCKLIAASTDSHFSHLAWVNTPRKQGGLGEMNIPLLADKSTKIARDYGVLDEESGIPFRGLFIIDDKQKLRQVTINDLPVGRSVDETLRLVQAFQYTDKHGEVCPAGWKPGKKTMKPDVAASKEYFKDT; from the exons ATGCCAGTCCCAGCACTTCAGAAACCTGCTCCTGCTTTCAATGGTACTGCAGTTGTAAAGggagaatttaaagaaatttcccTTTCTGACTACAAAGGGAAATATGTTGTATTGTTCTTCTATCCATTAGACTt TACATTTGTTTGCCCAACTGAAATCATTGCCTTTTCTGATCGTGccgaagaatttgaaaaaattggtTGTAAACTCATTGCTGCATCTACTGATTCTCACTTCAGTCACTTGGCATGGGTAAATACACCACGTAAACAGGGTGGTCTTGGTGAAATGAACATTCCCCTTCTTGCTGACAAAAGCACTAAAATTGCACGCGATTATGGCGTGCTTGATGAAGAAAGCGGAATTCCATTCCGTGGTCTCTTTATCATAGATGATAAACAAAAGCTACGTCAAGTTACTATTAATGATTTACCAGTTGGCAG ATCTGTTGATGAGACTCTGCGTTTAGTTCAAGCATTCCAGTATACTGATAAACATGGAGAAGTATGTCCTGCTGGCTGGAAACCAGGAAAGAAGACTATGAAGCCTGATGTGGCTGCTTCTAAGGAATACTTCAAGGATACATAA